Proteins encoded together in one Yersinia mollaretii ATCC 43969 window:
- the ptrA gene encoding pitrilysin, giving the protein MHKQFTRIIGIFFLLGLLTPLSWAAAPAWQPLAEAIHKSEHDLRKYQAIKLPNGMTVLLVSDAQAPKSLAALALPVGSLEDPNNQLGLAHYLEHMLLMGSKRFPEPGSFSEFLKKHGGSHNASTASYRTAFYLEIENDALAPAVDRLADAIAEPLLDPINADRERNAVNAELTMARSRDGMRMAQVNAETLNPAHPSARFSGGNLDTLKDKPDGKLHDELLSFYHRYYSANLMVGVLYSNQSLEQLAQLAADTFGRIPNRDAKVPPITVPAVTPDQTGIIIHYVPAQPRKQLKVEFRIENNSAEFRSKTDTYISYLIGNRSKDTLSDWLQKQGLADAINAGADPMVDRNGGVFSISVSLTDKGLAKRDVVVAAIFDYINMLHKDGIKKSYFDEIAHVLNLDFRYPSITRDMDYIEWLVDMMLRVPVAHVLDAPYLADHYDPQAIAARLAEMTPENARIWFVSPEEPHNKVAYFVDAPYKVDKISPKEMKEWQQLGGDITLSLPALNPYIPDNFTLIKADKSITHPQKVAEQPGLRVFYMPSQYFADEPKADISVAFRNQHALDTARNQVLFALTDYLAGLSLDELSYQASIGGISFSTAPNNGLYVSANGFTQRMPQLLTSLVEGYSSFTPTEDQLAQAKSWYREQLEVAEKGKAYELAIQPAKLLSHVPYFERSERRELLDTISVQDVVTYRNNMLKQSAIEVLAVGNMTAPQVTSLTESLKKQLGLTGVTWWTGEDVVVDKAQLANMQRIGSSSDAALAAVYVPIGYSEIDGMAHSALLGQIVQPWFYDQLRTEEQLGYAVFAFPMSVGRQWGLGFLLQSNSKQPDYLYQRYLAFYPQAEKRLREMKPADFEQYKQGLINQLLQRPQTLDEEASRYSNDFNRNNFAFDSREKMIAQVKLLNSTMLADFFQQAVIKPQGLALLSQVKGQGQTTGSYAVLKGWTTYPTASALQATLPQKVLAP; this is encoded by the coding sequence ATGCATAAACAGTTTACCCGCATCATTGGCATATTTTTCTTATTGGGTTTGCTGACGCCACTGAGTTGGGCTGCGGCACCTGCATGGCAACCACTGGCAGAAGCTATTCACAAAAGTGAACATGACCTACGCAAATATCAGGCAATAAAGCTGCCAAATGGTATGACCGTGTTATTAGTTTCTGATGCACAGGCACCTAAATCCTTGGCTGCACTGGCGTTGCCTGTCGGATCACTGGAGGATCCTAACAATCAGTTAGGTTTGGCACATTATTTGGAACACATGTTGTTGATGGGTTCTAAACGTTTCCCAGAACCGGGAAGTTTCTCTGAATTCCTAAAGAAACATGGCGGCAGTCATAATGCGAGTACCGCTTCTTATCGAACCGCCTTTTATCTTGAAATTGAAAATGATGCATTGGCTCCTGCGGTTGACCGACTGGCAGATGCTATCGCGGAACCCTTGCTAGACCCGATTAATGCTGACCGTGAACGTAACGCAGTCAATGCAGAATTGACGATGGCCCGCTCCCGCGATGGGATGCGTATGGCGCAGGTTAATGCTGAAACCCTTAATCCGGCGCATCCGAGTGCACGTTTCTCGGGCGGTAATCTGGATACACTCAAAGACAAACCTGATGGCAAGTTACACGATGAGTTACTGAGCTTCTATCATCGCTACTATTCCGCCAACCTGATGGTAGGCGTGCTGTATAGCAACCAGTCACTGGAGCAGTTAGCACAATTAGCGGCTGATACCTTTGGCCGAATCCCTAATCGGGACGCAAAAGTGCCGCCGATTACGGTACCGGCAGTCACCCCGGATCAAACCGGCATTATTATTCATTATGTTCCAGCGCAACCTCGTAAACAGCTCAAAGTTGAGTTTCGCATTGAGAACAACAGTGCAGAGTTTCGCAGTAAAACAGATACCTATATTAGTTATTTGATTGGCAATCGTAGCAAAGACACACTCTCTGACTGGTTACAAAAGCAGGGTTTGGCAGATGCAATCAATGCTGGTGCTGACCCGATGGTAGACCGCAATGGGGGGGTATTCTCCATTTCAGTGTCACTCACCGATAAAGGCTTGGCCAAACGTGATGTGGTGGTAGCAGCCATCTTCGATTACATCAATATGTTGCACAAAGACGGCATTAAGAAGAGCTATTTTGATGAAATCGCTCATGTCTTAAATCTTGATTTTCGCTATCCCTCAATCACGCGAGATATGGATTACATCGAGTGGCTGGTGGATATGATGCTGCGAGTGCCTGTCGCACATGTGCTTGATGCACCTTATCTGGCTGATCACTATGATCCACAAGCCATTGCTGCCCGCTTGGCTGAAATGACCCCTGAAAATGCGCGAATCTGGTTTGTTAGTCCTGAAGAGCCTCACAACAAAGTGGCCTATTTTGTCGATGCGCCTTATAAGGTCGATAAAATTAGCCCGAAAGAGATGAAAGAGTGGCAACAATTAGGGGGGGATATCACGCTGAGTCTACCGGCACTTAACCCTTACATTCCGGATAATTTCACGCTGATTAAAGCAGATAAAAGTATCACCCATCCGCAAAAAGTCGCTGAACAGCCGGGCTTACGGGTGTTTTACATGCCAAGCCAGTACTTTGCTGATGAACCGAAAGCTGATATTTCGGTGGCTTTTCGTAATCAACACGCCTTGGATACCGCCCGTAACCAGGTTCTATTTGCCCTAACCGACTATCTGGCGGGCCTTTCACTCGATGAACTGAGTTACCAAGCCTCTATTGGTGGGATTAGCTTTTCAACGGCACCCAACAACGGTTTGTATGTGAGTGCTAATGGCTTTACGCAGCGGATGCCGCAGTTGTTAACTTCACTGGTTGAAGGCTACTCCAGTTTCACGCCAACGGAGGATCAACTGGCGCAAGCCAAGTCTTGGTATCGTGAGCAATTGGAAGTTGCCGAAAAGGGCAAAGCTTATGAACTGGCGATTCAGCCTGCCAAGTTACTCTCTCATGTTCCTTATTTTGAGCGCAGTGAGCGCCGTGAACTGCTTGATACCATTAGCGTACAAGATGTCGTGACCTACCGTAATAATATGCTCAAGCAATCCGCCATTGAAGTCTTGGCGGTGGGTAATATGACAGCCCCTCAGGTCACTTCACTGACAGAGTCGTTGAAGAAACAACTGGGCTTGACGGGGGTAACTTGGTGGACTGGCGAAGATGTTGTCGTCGATAAGGCCCAGTTAGCGAATATGCAACGGATTGGCAGCAGTTCTGATGCTGCGCTGGCGGCAGTCTATGTCCCTATCGGTTATTCGGAAATTGATGGTATGGCGCACAGTGCCTTGCTAGGCCAAATTGTTCAACCGTGGTTCTATGATCAACTGCGCACCGAGGAGCAACTCGGTTATGCGGTATTTGCCTTCCCAATGTCAGTTGGCCGTCAGTGGGGCTTAGGTTTCTTACTGCAAAGTAATAGCAAACAACCTGATTACCTCTATCAGCGATATCTGGCTTTCTATCCACAGGCTGAAAAGCGTCTACGTGAAATGAAACCGGCTGATTTTGAACAATATAAGCAGGGGCTAATCAACCAATTGCTGCAACGCCCGCAAACATTGGATGAAGAAGCTAGCCGTTATAGTAATGATTTTAATCGTAATAATTTTGCCTTTGATAGTCGTGAAAAAATGATTGCCCAAGTGAAATTGCTGAATAGCACTATGCTGGCTGATTTCTTCCAGCAAGCGGTCATTAAGCCGCAAGGTCTGGCGCTGCTCTCTCAGGTTAAAGGTCAAGGGCAAACGACAGGTAGCTATGCTGTACTTAAAGGGTGGACCACTTATCCAACCGCCTCCGCCTTGCAGGCGACCTTGCCGCAGAAGGTCTTGGCTCCATGA
- the recC gene encoding exodeoxyribonuclease V subunit gamma, whose amino-acid sequence MFTVYHSNQLDLLKALTTALIEREPLDNPFQQEVVLVQSPGMAQWLQMQLAQQFTIAANIEFPLPATFIWDMFTRVLPGIPKESAFSKDAMTWKLMWLLPDLLDDPVFLPMKRYLSDDGDKRKIHQLAARVADLFDQYLVYRPEWLEAWERGQLIESLDDAQQWQAKLWVELTRYTRELEQPEWHRANLYQRFIRTLLDSDVCPAGLPKRVFICGISALPPIYLQALQALGKHIDIHLMFTNPCRYFWGDIQDYAFLAKLQSRKRKHYRESIEGKLLRGESLEGESVEVSLFRHPEQAEQLFNADGEQDLSNPLLASWGRLGRDHMYLLSQVDDIQEVHAFVDIEPDNLLHGIQHDMLELEDHAIMGTTPETLAHSDQKRLLDPADRSLSLHVCHSPQREVEVLQDNLLRLLAADPELTPRDIIVMVADIDSYTPYIQATLGNATGERYLPFAISDRKASQAHPALQAFIALLDLPQSRFTSEQVLALLEVPALANKFGITEDGLRRLRQWVGESGIRWGLDDDNVRELSLPATGQHTWHFGLTRMLLGYAMDSAAGDWQGVLPYDESSGLAAELAGQLADMLMQLSQWRLLLSESRSLSDWLPLCRSLLDTFFESDSETEAVLVLIEQQWQKVIGYGIAAQYPDLVPLNLLRDELASRLDNERISQRFLAGPINFCTLMPMRSIPFKVVCLLGMNDGIYPRTLPPLGFDLMAKQVRRGDRSRRDDDRYLFLEALLSAQQQLYISYIGRSIQDNSKRYPSVLVSELIEYISQSYHLPGDEGLSADESAKRVIQHLLCLHARMPFSAENFFEDSELQSYAAEWLPSAESKGVAHPEFNQSLSPEPLPEMTLDELIRFYRHPVRAFFQLRLGVNFVIEETELPDEEPFTLDNLNRYQFNTQLLNTLIEDGDISAVFTRARAAGSLPYGSFGELYWESQQEEMVPLADQIREERKESHSIELNMEFGDTTLTGWIHQVQEDGLIRWRPAALTAVDGLLLWIEHLVYCAAGGEGESRMYGRKGTAWRYHALDCDEARQYLQQLITGYQQGMCEPLLLLSKSGWAWLSQCFDRESGQILWDDETQTKARMKLLQVWQGDQRVAGEGEDHYVQRVIRLMNNQHLDMLLHETERYLLPIARHNKA is encoded by the coding sequence ATGTTCACGGTTTATCATTCTAATCAACTGGATTTACTCAAAGCGCTAACCACCGCGCTGATAGAACGAGAGCCGTTGGATAACCCTTTCCAGCAAGAAGTGGTGTTAGTTCAAAGCCCCGGTATGGCCCAGTGGTTGCAAATGCAACTGGCACAACAATTCACCATTGCCGCCAATATTGAGTTTCCGCTGCCTGCCACTTTTATCTGGGATATGTTTACTCGTGTCTTGCCGGGAATCCCTAAAGAGAGTGCATTCAGCAAAGATGCGATGACGTGGAAACTCATGTGGTTACTACCAGATTTACTGGATGACCCTGTTTTTTTGCCGATGAAACGTTACTTAAGTGACGACGGCGATAAACGTAAAATTCACCAACTTGCGGCACGCGTTGCCGACCTTTTCGACCAGTATTTGGTGTATCGTCCTGAATGGCTTGAGGCTTGGGAACGAGGTCAACTCATTGAAAGTCTAGATGATGCCCAGCAGTGGCAAGCCAAGTTATGGGTTGAACTCACGCGCTATACCCGCGAATTGGAACAACCTGAATGGCACCGCGCCAATCTCTATCAGCGCTTTATCCGCACGCTACTCGACTCGGATGTTTGCCCCGCAGGGCTACCCAAAAGGGTATTTATTTGCGGCATATCAGCACTCCCCCCCATCTATTTACAGGCGCTGCAAGCACTGGGTAAGCATATTGATATTCATCTTATGTTTACTAACCCTTGCCGCTATTTTTGGGGTGATATTCAGGATTATGCTTTTTTAGCTAAATTACAAAGCCGCAAGCGCAAGCACTATCGCGAATCGATTGAGGGTAAATTGCTAAGAGGTGAGTCGCTTGAAGGTGAGTCGGTAGAAGTAAGCCTGTTTCGTCATCCTGAACAGGCTGAACAACTATTCAATGCTGACGGAGAGCAGGACCTCAGTAACCCGCTATTAGCCTCTTGGGGGCGACTAGGTCGAGATCACATGTACTTATTGTCACAAGTTGATGATATCCAAGAGGTACATGCTTTTGTCGATATCGAGCCAGATAACTTATTGCATGGTATTCAGCACGATATGCTGGAGTTGGAAGATCACGCGATTATGGGGACTACGCCGGAAACTTTAGCCCATAGCGACCAAAAACGGCTATTAGATCCGGCGGATCGGTCGCTGAGTTTGCATGTTTGTCACAGCCCTCAAAGGGAGGTTGAGGTTCTGCAAGATAACCTGTTGAGATTATTAGCCGCCGACCCTGAACTCACACCACGCGATATCATTGTGATGGTCGCAGACATTGACAGCTATACTCCCTACATTCAGGCCACATTGGGTAATGCGACGGGAGAGCGTTATCTACCCTTTGCGATTTCTGACCGTAAAGCCAGTCAGGCCCATCCCGCGTTACAGGCTTTTATTGCCTTACTTGATCTCCCCCAGAGCCGTTTTACCTCCGAACAAGTCTTGGCGCTGTTGGAAGTCCCTGCCTTAGCGAATAAATTTGGTATTACCGAAGATGGGTTGCGCCGTTTGCGGCAATGGGTGGGGGAGTCTGGTATTCGTTGGGGGCTGGATGATGACAATGTTCGAGAGCTATCTTTGCCTGCAACGGGGCAGCATACCTGGCATTTTGGTCTCACCCGCATGTTGCTCGGTTATGCCATGGACAGTGCGGCTGGGGATTGGCAAGGGGTCTTGCCCTATGATGAATCGAGTGGCTTGGCGGCTGAACTTGCCGGGCAATTAGCCGATATGTTGATGCAACTGAGCCAATGGCGGCTGTTATTAAGTGAATCGCGATCACTCAGTGACTGGTTACCACTGTGTCGCAGTTTGTTGGATACCTTCTTTGAATCCGATAGTGAAACTGAAGCCGTTTTGGTACTGATCGAGCAGCAGTGGCAGAAGGTTATCGGCTATGGTATTGCCGCCCAATATCCGGATCTCGTGCCGCTGAATTTGTTACGTGATGAGCTGGCCTCACGTTTAGACAATGAGCGTATCAGTCAGCGCTTCCTCGCAGGGCCAATTAACTTCTGTACCCTGATGCCAATGCGATCCATCCCGTTTAAAGTTGTTTGCTTATTGGGTATGAACGACGGTATTTACCCACGAACCCTTCCGCCGCTGGGATTTGATTTGATGGCAAAACAGGTTCGTCGTGGTGATCGTAGCCGCCGCGATGATGACCGTTATCTGTTCCTTGAAGCACTACTTTCTGCCCAGCAACAGCTCTATATCAGCTATATCGGGCGTTCAATTCAAGATAACAGTAAGCGCTATCCTTCAGTGCTGGTGAGTGAATTGATTGAATACATTTCACAGAGTTATCACTTGCCGGGAGATGAGGGTCTCAGCGCTGATGAGAGCGCCAAACGGGTTATTCAACACTTGCTCTGTTTACATGCTCGCATGCCATTTTCAGCAGAAAACTTTTTCGAAGACAGCGAACTACAGAGTTATGCTGCGGAGTGGCTGCCCTCCGCTGAATCCAAAGGGGTGGCGCATCCTGAGTTTAATCAGTCCTTGTCGCCTGAACCCTTACCTGAAATGACCTTAGATGAGTTAATTCGTTTCTATCGCCATCCGGTGAGGGCATTCTTCCAGCTACGGCTAGGGGTAAATTTTGTCATTGAAGAGACAGAATTACCAGATGAAGAGCCATTTACCTTAGATAACCTCAATCGCTATCAATTTAATACTCAGTTGCTAAATACACTGATAGAGGATGGCGATATTAGCGCTGTATTTACTCGTGCCCGAGCGGCTGGCAGTTTGCCTTATGGGTCCTTCGGTGAGCTTTACTGGGAAAGCCAGCAAGAAGAAATGGTGCCATTAGCTGACCAGATCCGTGAAGAACGTAAAGAGAGCCACAGTATTGAGCTTAATATGGAGTTTGGTGACACCACCCTCACAGGGTGGATTCATCAGGTTCAGGAGGATGGTTTAATTCGTTGGAGGCCTGCAGCCTTGACGGCAGTTGATGGGCTTTTACTGTGGATTGAACATCTGGTGTATTGCGCCGCAGGAGGTGAGGGTGAAAGCCGAATGTATGGCCGCAAAGGGACCGCATGGCGCTATCATGCTTTAGATTGTGATGAGGCACGGCAATATTTACAGCAGCTCATTACTGGATATCAGCAAGGGATGTGTGAACCTCTGCTACTGTTGAGTAAAAGTGGTTGGGCATGGCTGAGTCAGTGCTTTGATCGCGAGTCTGGTCAGATTCTGTGGGATGACGAAACGCAGACTAAAGCAAGAATGAAACTTTTACAGGTCTGGCAAGGTGACCAACGAGTGGCCGGAGAGGGGGAAGACCACTACGTTCAGAGAGTGATCCGCCTGATGAATAACCAACATCTCGACATGTTATTACACGAAACGGAACGTTATTTATTACCGATTGCCCGCCATAATAAGGCGTGA
- a CDS encoding prepilin-type N-terminal cleavage/methylation domain-containing protein yields MHLLRCCHKQQLTEGEAISRQPLGFSLPEALIAALFFSVSLLGLLQYQQVLLQGFSTLWQQRQAWSLLHQHIESIGDDTPNRPLIIGMKPHWSYHQSVGRVEGECTEHRFTLAVRYNLQAELSRWFCSVSES; encoded by the coding sequence TTGCATTTATTAAGATGTTGCCATAAACAACAACTTACCGAGGGGGAAGCTATCTCCCGACAACCGTTAGGATTTAGCCTGCCGGAAGCCTTAATCGCGGCACTGTTCTTTTCGGTTTCGCTATTGGGATTACTGCAATATCAGCAGGTACTTTTACAGGGTTTTTCTACTTTGTGGCAACAACGTCAGGCTTGGTCTCTGCTTCATCAACATATTGAGAGTATTGGAGATGATACGCCTAATAGGCCACTTATCATTGGAATGAAACCCCACTGGTCATATCACCAATCTGTCGGCAGAGTCGAAGGGGAGTGCACCGAGCATCGTTTCACTCTTGCTGTACGGTACAACCTGCAAGCTGAACTAAGCCGTTGGTTTTGCTCAGTGAGTGAGAGCTAG
- a CDS encoding YgdB family protein has product MKLHRQQGASTLAAVATLFALGLFLLSALHRQLDNIQQITAEEQHHLRAFNQAASSLSWGINQHWTFTLPWRGGAVWHCHDYPLYGLKACIKPAALSGFFILRGESQPHGIQPPLLLYQRVKLKANKREREDHQLVKAAHGWLDFCPDKDAQFCIY; this is encoded by the coding sequence ATGAAGCTGCATCGCCAACAGGGGGCTAGCACCTTAGCGGCAGTTGCCACACTTTTTGCTCTTGGCTTATTTCTACTGTCAGCTTTACATCGTCAATTAGACAATATTCAACAAATCACAGCGGAGGAACAACACCATTTGCGGGCTTTTAATCAGGCGGCATCATCATTGTCGTGGGGAATCAATCAGCATTGGACATTCACTCTGCCGTGGCGTGGGGGAGCCGTATGGCACTGCCATGACTACCCACTTTATGGCTTAAAAGCCTGTATTAAACCGGCAGCGCTGAGCGGTTTCTTTATCCTGAGAGGAGAGAGTCAGCCTCATGGGATACAGCCACCCTTGCTGCTTTATCAGCGCGTCAAACTGAAGGCTAATAAAAGAGAGAGGGAAGACCATCAATTGGTTAAAGCCGCTCATGGCTGGTTAGATTTTTGCCCAGATAAGGATGCACAATTTTGCATTTATTAA
- a CDS encoding prepilin peptidase-dependent protein has translation MPRVIKKPIGPLSEHFWHKDISGFTLPEMMLALSIGSIIMLGSAQVFPKLRQQISTLQQHYHLELVLSQAMATLEKDLRRAGFCHGECKGKAVTTQQYPGETTDSCLIVAYDLNRNGRWEGEKHQESEYFGYRLRNKALETQRGELNCAGGGWERVFDPKEVTVTHFSVRLLSEPASAQIYRVQLAGQSTSNAAVHHQLIYKIRGNNL, from the coding sequence ATGCCAAGAGTGATCAAAAAACCAATAGGGCCACTATCGGAACACTTTTGGCATAAAGATATTTCAGGTTTTACACTGCCGGAAATGATGCTGGCATTAAGTATTGGCAGCATCATTATGCTTGGCTCGGCACAGGTTTTCCCTAAATTACGCCAGCAGATATCAACTTTGCAGCAGCACTACCATCTGGAACTGGTACTCAGTCAGGCGATGGCAACGCTGGAGAAGGATTTGCGACGAGCTGGTTTTTGCCACGGAGAGTGCAAAGGAAAAGCGGTCACTACACAGCAATATCCGGGTGAAACTACGGATTCTTGCCTGATCGTTGCGTATGACCTTAACCGTAATGGCCGATGGGAGGGGGAAAAGCATCAGGAGTCCGAATACTTTGGCTATCGTCTGCGCAATAAAGCATTGGAAACTCAACGTGGGGAGCTGAATTGCGCTGGTGGTGGTTGGGAAAGAGTGTTTGACCCAAAAGAGGTCACCGTAACGCATTTTTCTGTTCGACTCTTATCCGAGCCAGCATCTGCGCAGATTTACAGAGTGCAATTGGCTGGGCAAAGCACCAGCAATGCAGCAGTCCATCATCAGCTTATTTATAAGATTCGTGGGAATAATCTATGA
- a CDS encoding prepilin peptidase-dependent protein — MKIDIAPNKIGRINNNRLIKQKGISLIEVLLVIALVGVMATWGAQSWHHYRQREKLADSARQLLAYLTHLQVQVNRNNDTALLWIQKNRLGCLGSGNNPATPCSALAGNVFILPYPDVTIAISLQKDVGFYGVRNTAQAGSILLNSPAGRIRLIISSRGRMRLCSEGQSISGIYVCQE, encoded by the coding sequence ATGAAAATTGACATCGCACCAAATAAAATAGGGCGAATAAATAATAATCGCCTGATAAAACAAAAAGGTATCAGCCTGATTGAGGTGTTGCTGGTTATTGCATTGGTTGGCGTGATGGCGACATGGGGGGCGCAAAGTTGGCACCATTACCGGCAACGGGAAAAACTGGCTGATAGCGCACGTCAATTACTGGCCTACTTAACACATTTGCAGGTGCAGGTGAATCGTAACAACGACACGGCATTATTGTGGATACAGAAAAATAGGCTGGGCTGCTTAGGCAGTGGCAATAACCCTGCAACGCCTTGCTCTGCATTAGCCGGCAACGTGTTTATTCTGCCTTATCCTGATGTCACTATCGCTATTTCATTGCAAAAAGATGTGGGTTTTTACGGGGTAAGAAACACGGCCCAAGCAGGAAGTATTCTACTCAATAGCCCCGCAGGGCGTATCCGGCTGATTATTTCCAGTCGGGGGCGAATGAGGTTGTGCAGTGAAGGCCAGTCAATATCAGGTATCTACGTATGCCAAGAGTGA
- the thyA gene encoding thymidylate synthase, whose amino-acid sequence MKQYLDLMKKVLEEGTPKDDRTGTGTVSIFGHQMRFNLQDGFPLVTTKRCHLRSIIHELLWFLNGDTNIGYLKENSVSIWDEWADENGDLGPVYGKQWRAWGAADGRQIDQLSNVVKQLKQDPNSRRIIVSAWNVGELDQMALAPCHAFFQFYVADGKLSCQLYQRSCDVFLGLPFNIASYALLIHMMAQQCDLEVGDFVWTGGDTHLYSNHIEQTHLQLSREPRALPKLIIKRKPDSLFDYHFDDFEIEGYDPHPGIKAPIAI is encoded by the coding sequence ATGAAACAGTATCTGGATTTGATGAAAAAAGTGCTGGAAGAGGGCACTCCTAAAGATGACCGTACCGGGACTGGGACAGTGTCGATTTTTGGGCATCAGATGCGTTTCAATTTACAAGATGGCTTCCCGCTGGTAACCACCAAACGTTGCCATCTGCGCTCTATCATCCATGAGCTGTTATGGTTCCTCAACGGTGATACCAATATTGGTTATCTGAAGGAAAACAGTGTTTCAATCTGGGACGAATGGGCAGATGAAAACGGCGATCTTGGCCCAGTCTATGGCAAGCAATGGCGTGCTTGGGGCGCTGCCGATGGGCGTCAGATTGACCAACTGAGCAATGTGGTTAAGCAGCTTAAGCAAGATCCCAATTCACGTCGCATTATTGTCTCTGCTTGGAATGTCGGTGAGCTGGACCAAATGGCACTGGCACCTTGCCATGCTTTCTTCCAGTTCTACGTGGCTGATGGCAAGTTGTCCTGCCAGTTATACCAGCGTTCTTGTGATGTCTTCCTCGGCTTGCCATTTAACATTGCCAGCTATGCCTTATTGATACATATGATGGCGCAACAATGTGATTTGGAGGTTGGCGATTTTGTCTGGACGGGCGGCGATACTCACCTATACAGCAACCATATAGAGCAAACGCACCTGCAATTGAGCCGCGAACCTCGGGCATTGCCGAAACTGATCATCAAACGTAAGCCTGACTCTTTGTTTGATTACCACTTCGATGATTTTGAAATTGAAGGATATGATCCGCATCCGGGAATTAAAGCCCCGATCGCTATCTAA